DNA sequence from the Methylacidiphilum kamchatkense Kam1 genome:
GGGACTGAACAGGGTTCAATAAAAAACAGAGATTCTTTTCTTTTTGCTCTTTCAGCCATTCCAAAGTTAAAAAGGAATCTTTTCCTCCTCCGACAGGAAGGATATTGCCTTCTAGAAAAGGAAATTCCACTGTTGGGAATTGCTGCTGCGATCTACATTCAATCTGCATCAGCTCATCAGCAGTTTTTTCAATGTCATTTTGAAAAAAAAATTCTCCTAACCCCTTCCAATAAAGCTTAGACCACCAGTACAATTGCTCTGGAGAAAGGAAGGCTGGCTCAATGAGAATATGGGGAGAGCAGGTAGCCTTCCAATAGCTGATGAGCTCGATCATCCCGATATGAAAAAGAAAAGCATCGAGATACTTGCCAAGCTCATTCTTCAGATCAAGTGGCAACCCATGAATTTTTAAGTATGGTCGAAAAAAAATGGCCTCCCTTTTGTCCTTCCCGGTCCAAAACTCATATTCCACATAAAGAGTTTTTTGTCTTATTTCAGAAGAAAAACGGCTAAAGACAAACCGAGGAAATAATTTTCTTAACTGGAGGAAATTCCTCTCTGCTGATTTTGTCGGAACATATTCCATGCCGAGCATTTAATCCTAATGCAACTTTATTTATTGAAAGGCAAGGTTTGCCGCTTCTAAAGTCTCCTTGCTACCAATGTCAAACCAGGGGCCTGTCAGTTCCCAAACATAGACATCCATTTTAGGATAAAGCCACTGGATAAATCGACCTGGCTGATCCGTGTTCTTTTGCTCATTCAAATACGTTTTAACCAAAGATAATACCGATTTTGGGAAAAAATAAAGGGCCATTGCTACCCAACTTGTCGATGGATTTTGAGGTTTTTCTTCAAAATAACAGAGTTTGCCATTGGCATCGAAACTCACAACCCCATATTTAGAAGCAAGTTGTTTGTCTTTTAAGTTGTAGACACCTAGCAACGGGCTATTTTTCCGCTTGGCTTCAGAAACAAAAGAAGTAAGGGAGGCACAAAAAAGATTATCGCTTGCAAGAACAATAAGATCATCCTGGAGTGGCATTCTTTCGATGGCAAACTGGATATCTCCGATAGCCCCTAGTCGATTTTCTTCTGTCGTTGAACCATCATCTAACACTACGACCGGAAGCTTTACCGTCGCTTTCTCTGTATATCGATGCTCCCACTCAACAAAGTGCGCATAAAACTTGTGGTTAGTGACTACATAGATTTCATCCAATGAAGAAAGTTCAAAAAGCTTATCCATTATGTAATCGAGGATCGGCTTTCCAGCTACAGGCAATAGGGCTTTAGGCTGGTTCAAAGTCAGAGGGTATAATCTTGTGGCATATCCAGCAGATAGAACTAAAGCACGCATGTTTTTTTCTCCGTTGATATTTTTGATTCAGAGATCTTCTCTGCGCTACTGCTCAAAAAAATAGGAGGGTAAATAAGTCTGAGCAATCATTTTTAAAATTTCAAAAGTCTCTTTGGAGGTTTTTGCTTCCCATAGTGGAGAGAGACTATTTTTTATTTTATCGACATCCAAAAAACGTATTGCTCTTTTCGTTCTTGGAATAAACACTGAACCCATACTAAGTCGGTGGATCCCTACTGCAAGAAAAAATGGTAAGAGGTAAAGATCACTTGATATTTCCCCACAGATTCCAATTGGAATATTTCTTCGATGAGCCGCTTCTGCGGCCATGCGAATCAAAAGGAGCACGGATGGATGAAAAGGTTGGTATAAATATTCCACATTATTATTCATCCTATCAACCGCTAGCGTATATTGAATGAGATCGTTGCTTCCAATGCTGAAAAAATCAACCGTTTGAGCAATATGCTCTGCAATTAAACAGGAAGAAGGGGTTTCAATCATTACCCCGCACTTGACATCTCCAAAGGGTACCCCTTGATGAAAAAGTTCTTGTTTTGTTTGATCAATCATTTCCTTGGCGGCAATAATTTCAGTCAAATCGGTGATCATTGGGAACATTACTGCGACATTTCCTTCAACAGCTGCACGCAGGATCGAACGCAATTGCGTTTTAAACATTTCTTTTTCTTTTAAAGAAACACGAATCCCCCTTGAACCAAGAACGGGATTTTCTTCCATCCATCGCCAAGGCAAATAGGAAATAATTTTATCAGCACCCAAATCCAGAGTTCTAATGACAACCTGATGGGGTTTAGCATGGACAGCAGCATTTCGGTAGGCTTCATATTGCTCTTCTTCAGATGGAGGATGATTGGCTTTTAAAAAAAGGAACTCTGTCCGATAAAGCCCTATGCCATCAGCACCACTTTTCGTCATCACAGGGATGTCCTCAGGAAATTCGATGTTAGCTGAAACATAAACTTTCTTTCCATCAATAGATTCAGCTAGTTGGTGCAGAATTTTTTGATCAGATAATTCTAAATAAGAAGAAGATAATTTTTTCTCTTTGATCATCGCTATTCTTTCTGGAGAAGGGTTAACCAAAAGGATTCCTTTGAAACCATCAATCAGTACAGTTTGTCCATTGGTAACTTTATTTAAAATACCTTGAATGCCGACAATAGCAGGAATTCCTTGAGACCTCGCTAGAATGACCGCATGGGAAGTTCTGCTTCTATCTTCGGTAACAATTCCAGAGACGTGTCGGAGATCCAAGGAAACCAGATCAGAAAGCATAAGAAAATCAGCAATCAAAATCCTTGGAGAATCAAGGATTTGTAGAGAACCTTCTTCTCCTTTTAATTTTTTTAAAACTCTTTTTGCCACATCCCGAATTTCAATCGCTCTTTCCCTTAAATATTCATCTTCTCCAACCTTATTGAGTCCAGCAATAAATGACCTGATGATGTTTTGATAGACTGCCTCTACACAAACAAGGTCACGCTCCAGTTTTTCCTTGACAGCCTGCAAGATCATTTCATCTTCAAGAGCCAAAATCTGAACATCGAAAAGACTTTCTTCTACAGTTAATCCCAAGCCACACAGCGAGGCCTTTGCTTTTAACAGATCTTCTTTTGTCTGCAGAATCGCTTTTTCAAACTTCTCTAGCTCGCTACGAATTTCGTGAGGTTCTATTTTTCTTTCTCTAATAATTTCATGCTCTTCTTGAAGGATTAAAGCAGATCCATAGGATAATCCAGGAGAAGCAGGGCATCCTTCTAATAATGTTTCTTTAAAATCCTCCATATCAGAGCTGCATTTACATTTTAAAACGTTTGCTTGCTAACCTCTTATTGATTTTCTCCAAACTTGTTATTCACGAGATTGACTAGTGCTTCAACAGCCTGTTGTGCATCAGGGCCAATAGCTGTAATTTTAAGCTTAGAACCCATACTGGCTGCTAATAACATCACTCCCATGATACTTTTCCCATTGACTTCTTCACCGTCCTTCTCCACTTTGATGTCTGACTCATAGCGGTTAGCTATCTTTACAAACATGGCCGCAGGTCTTGCATGAATGCCCAGCTTATTTTGTACAACCACTTCACGCACTACAGGAGAAAAGCTCGTTTTTCCAGAATCCGATTGATTCGTTTCAGGTTCCATTTAGATCTTCCTATGGTTCCTTCCAGTGATTTTAATTAATTTTTCGTTGAATTCGGCTGCCGCATTGTACCCCATCGATCTTAATTTCTGATCCAGTGCCGCCACCTCTACTAGGGTCGCTAAATCTCTTCCCGGTCTTATGGGAATAGTGACATGCGGGACGCGAATATTAAATATCTCATAATAATCTTGCTCTAAGTTTACTCTTTCAATTTCCTCTCCTTTCTCCCATTCTTTAAGAGTCGCTACCATATCCAATTTTTTTTCAGGCCGTATAGCCCGCAAACCAAAAAGAGTTGTCACATCGATGATTCCTATCCCTCTTACCTCCATATGAAACCGACTAATATCTGGAGCCTTAGCCACTAATTCTCTACCCTCCAAACAATAAATTGTTGTAACATCATCGGCAACCAAAGAATAGCCTCTTTCTACCAAGGAAAGGACGCATTCGCTTTTCCCAATACCACTAGGACCTTTTATAAGCACTCCAATCCCCTGAATATCTACCATGCTGCCCTGTTCATTGGTTCGAGGAGCAAAATCCATTTCCAAACAGATCGTCACGGTGTTGATTAACCGCATCGTATGGAGTTGTGATACAAAAAGAGGAACCCCTAACTCTTCGGCTTGTTTAACGATGAAGGCTGGAGGAGTCATTCCACGGGAAAGAATCAGACAAGGAATCTTTTTTAGGAAAAGTTGCCTTATCCGTTCTTCAGATTCTGCACTGGGAAGACTTTTCAGATACGACATCTCTCCCCATCCAATAATCTGGACCCTTTGCTTAGGAAAATATCTTAAATAACCGGAAAGCTGTAAACCCGGTCGATTAATGGATCCTTCTCTAATTAACCGATTAAAACCCTTTTTGCCCGCTATCAAAGATAAATGAAGCAACTCGCCATGCTGCTTATAGAATTCCCCAATAGTTATTTTTGGAATGCATTTGGCCGAAAAATTGTTTTTTTGAACTTTCATGAAAAAAATCAGGAAAGGCTTCTTATAAGCATCAAAATTATTTTAAAAAATCACTATTTCAAACAATTCTCAAGAGCACTTTTTATAAAAATTGCTTTTTGTTCTGTTTCTTCATATTCGGCATATGGATCTGAATCGTAAGTAATGCCACTGCCGACATGAAAAGTTGCTACTCCCTTTTCAATCACCACCAGCCTTATAGCCATAGTAAAAGCGGCCCGTTGGGGCATAAAATAACCAATGGCTCCTGAATACAGGCCTCGAGGATTGGGTTCCAATTCTTTGATAATTTCTATCGCTCGTTTTTTAGGGGTACCCGTCACCGAACCACCTGGAAAGTTAGATAAGAAAGCATCTATCATATCGTAAGCTGAGGACAGGATCCCCTCAATAGTACAATGCATGTGATAGAGATGCGGGTGAGCAGTAATACGCCACAGCTGGCTAACCTTCACCGTTCCATAATGACAAACTTTTCCGAAATCATTTCTCACTAAATCCGTTATCATCAACAATTCAGCTTTTTCTTTCTGGCTTTGAACAAGGTCCAAAAGATTTTTTCTGTTCGATATCCTATCGCCGTTCCGAGGCCTTGTCCCTTTGATAGGTTTGCTTGTCATCCTTCTACCATTGATATGTAAAAACAGCTCTGGACTTGCACAGACTAGCGTTTGTGGAGCATCGTCCAAATAACAAATTCCTCCCAGCCCTTTGCCTTCATGAAGGAAAAAAGCAAGCACCGACAAAGGGTCTGCCTCCCACTGACAAGAAATTTGCCTTGCTAAATTAATGACGTAGATATCACCGGCAGCAATGTACTCTTTTGCTTTTGCAACCATCGAAGCGTATCCCTGAGGTCCAGTATTAGAAAAGAAAGCTGGGCGGATAAAGGCAGTTGCTTTTGATTTTTTTTTGCTTTTCAGAAAAGCAGAGAGCTTGAAACGATCTTTAAACAAAGAAAGGCATGGATAAAAGCCAAACCAGAAATTCCCTTCGAAGCCTACATAACCAACTAGTCCTTGCTGTCCATTTTTTATTTTACGTAATTCTTTAAGAACGGATTTAACTCCACCCCAATCTTTCTGATCGCCACTAAGAGTAAAAAGAGGCTTCTCTCCATAATAAAAGCCTCGATCCTCATTCCAAGTTGGAACGACCACCATAATCCATATGCTCTTTTAGCTTTCCGTTCTGACCGCAGAGGAGAAGAGTTAATGATCACCAAGAAAAGAACAGTCCCTAACGAACGCTTATGCTAAAGGATTAGGAAGACCTAAAGAATCTCTTGGCTTTCTCAAAAAAACTTTCCTGTTGGGGATGTGTTTTCTGGTCACATGCCGCTGCGAAAGCCTCCAATAAAGATCGTTGTGTCGGCGTCAGGTGTGTTGGCACCTCTACATGAACTTTTACTAACAGATCGCCAATCCCATGCCCATGAATATCCGCAATGCCTTTGTGACGAAGCCTGAAAATCTTTCCGCTCTGTGTTCCAGGTGGAATTCTAAGAATTTCATGTCCAGTCAAAGTAGGCACACTTATTTCTCCTCCTAAGGCTGCTTGAGCAAAGCTAATCGGCATCTCACACAACAAATCGTTGCCTTGGCGACTAAAGAGTTCATGAGGCATAACATGAATTACCACATACAGGTCTCCTGGTGGAGCCCCTGCAATGCCAGATTCTCCATGACCAGAGAGCCTTAACCGATACCCTTCGTCAATCCCAGGGGGAATTTTGACCTTAAGCTGAGCAGTTTGTTTGATCCTTCCTTCGCCATGACAGCGCAGACAAGGTTTCTCTATTATCGCTCCAGCCCCATGACAACGGGGACAAGTTTGTGCAATGGTAAAAAATCCTTTAGAAGATCTTATTTGACCGCTGCCCGAACAGACTGGACAGCTAATCATGCCCGAACCTGGTGCATAGCCCTTCCCCTCACAACCCGGACAGGTATCCAGTTTTGTAAAGGTTATTTCCTTTTCACAACCTAATGCAGCTTCTTCAAAACTGATTTTTAAATCACATCGAAGATCTGCCCCCCTTTGCTGCTTGCCTCGTTTTCCTCCTACCCCTACGCCAAAAGCCTCTTCAAAAAGGCTTCCAAACAGACTATCTCCAAAAAATGTTCCTGAGCCAAAGACCTCTTTGAAAATCTCAAAAGGATCGTGGAATCCGGTAGGTCCAGCAGCCCTTTGATCAAAAGCTGCATGACCAAACTGATCGTAAGCAGCCCTCTTTTCTGGATCGCTTAACACCTCATAGGCTTCACTTATATCTTTAAAAAGCTCTTCAGCCTGCTTATTCCCAGGATTTTTATCCGGATGATACTTGAGGGCTAATTTTCTGTAAGCCTTCTTAATTTCTTCAGTCGATGCCCCTCTTTCCACACCAAGAAGTTCGTAATAATCTTTTTTAATCTTCGCCATCCTCACTCACTCTTATCTATTACTGATTTTTTTTAAATAAAATATTATACAAAATACCCTAAAATCCTATGTATGCTGAGAGGCTCAGCAAAACTAATCGCTAGCCTTTTTTTCATCTTGAGCAGGAGCTTCTTCCTTAGATTCGGAAGAAACTTCCTCCTTAGAAGGAGCCGTCGGTTTTTTAGCGACATAGACAGCAGCGGCCCTTAAAAGCCTACCTTTGTACATATAGCCTTTTCTAAGCTGACTTGCAACATGTCCTTCTTCTACCTCATCCGTTTCAACAAATCCTAAGGACTCATGAAAATGCGGATCGAATGGTTTCCCTACCGCTTCGATAGGTTCGACTCCTTCTTCTTTTAATATCTGCAAAAACTGAGATAAAACCATTTTGACACCCGTCAGCACTGAATTAATATCCGATGCCTTTTGGGAAGATTGAATGCCAATTTCAAAATTGTCTATGATAGGTAAAAGAGACTGGAGGATTTGTGTATTGGCATGCTTTATGGCCTCTTCCTTTTCTTTTGAAATTCTTTTCCTAGCATTATCCCAATCAGCTAGAGTCCTCAATAGTTTTTCATGCATTTCATCAGTCTGTTGAGCTTTTTGTTTCCACTCTGAGAGTAACCTAGAGCTAACTACAACAAAGGCGGCATTGTCCATTGATTCAACAGCTGGGTCAACCCCTTGCTGTCCTTCTTTAATATTTGTCTCTGCCATAGCATTCAAAATTGTTTGTCTTCCCATCTCCACTAATTTTTTGAAAGGGCCAGTAAGGTCACATCATCAAAGGGAGCCGTCTCTTTACAAAAAAGTTTCAGTTGCTCCACAATTGCACTTAACACAATATCAGGGTCTTTCTCTGACATCTCTTGAACTATTTTTTCAGCCCTTTCTCGACCAAAAAATGCTCCTTCTTTATTGACCGCTTCGACAAGTCCATCTGTAAATAAAAGCAAAAAATCACCACTTTGCAATTTGAGCTCATGCTCCTTAACCATTTTGTTGAATATTTTCCCTTCGTCAATCCCTAAACAAATACCAGGCAGATCGATTTTTTCTATTTTGCCCTTGCGACAGAAAATGGGCATTTCATGACCGGCCCTGGCCATGGTTACTGTATTAAGTTTTTCATCTATAAAAAGATAAATTAAGGAAATAATGGTTTTTCCACAAATTTCTGGATAAAGAACTTCATTCAGTCTACAGAGAATCTCCCATGGCGATCTGATATGATCCACAAGAGAACGAATTGCTGTGCGACACATACCACTTATTAAAAGGGAAGACAAGCCTTTAGTAGCCACATCGCTTAACACAAGGGCACAGTGATGATCATCTATCCTAATCGAATCATAAAAATCTCCATTAAACCGGGAAGAAGGTATGGATCTGGCAGAAACTTTAAAACCCTTCAAGGAGTTTTCTATGTTGGGCACCCATCCTTTTTGAATTTCCCCAAAGAATCTGATCGTATCCT
Encoded proteins:
- a CDS encoding nucleotidyltransferase family protein; amino-acid sequence: MRALVLSAGYATRLYPLTLNQPKALLPVAGKPILDYIMDKLFELSSLDEIYVVTNHKFYAHFVEWEHRYTEKATVKLPVVVLDDGSTTEENRLGAIGDIQFAIERMPLQDDLIVLASDNLFCASLTSFVSEAKRKNSPLLGVYNLKDKQLASKYGVVSFDANGKLCYFEEKPQNPSTSWVAMALYFFPKSVLSLVKTYLNEQKNTDQPGRFIQWLYPKMDVYVWELTGPWFDIGSKETLEAANLAFQ
- the ptsP gene encoding phosphoenolpyruvate--protein phosphotransferase, which translates into the protein MEDFKETLLEGCPASPGLSYGSALILQEEHEIIRERKIEPHEIRSELEKFEKAILQTKEDLLKAKASLCGLGLTVEESLFDVQILALEDEMILQAVKEKLERDLVCVEAVYQNIIRSFIAGLNKVGEDEYLRERAIEIRDVAKRVLKKLKGEEGSLQILDSPRILIADFLMLSDLVSLDLRHVSGIVTEDRSRTSHAVILARSQGIPAIVGIQGILNKVTNGQTVLIDGFKGILLVNPSPERIAMIKEKKLSSSYLELSDQKILHQLAESIDGKKVYVSANIEFPEDIPVMTKSGADGIGLYRTEFLFLKANHPPSEEEQYEAYRNAAVHAKPHQVVIRTLDLGADKIISYLPWRWMEENPVLGSRGIRVSLKEKEMFKTQLRSILRAAVEGNVAVMFPMITDLTEIIAAKEMIDQTKQELFHQGVPFGDVKCGVMIETPSSCLIAEHIAQTVDFFSIGSNDLIQYTLAVDRMNNNVEYLYQPFHPSVLLLIRMAAEAAHRRNIPIGICGEISSDLYLLPFFLAVGIHRLSMGSVFIPRTKRAIRFLDVDKIKNSLSPLWEAKTSKETFEILKMIAQTYLPSYFFEQ
- a CDS encoding HPr family phosphocarrier protein, with translation MEPETNQSDSGKTSFSPVVREVVVQNKLGIHARPAAMFVKIANRYESDIKVEKDGEEVNGKSIMGVMLLAASMGSKLKITAIGPDAQQAVEALVNLVNNKFGENQ
- the hprK gene encoding HPr(Ser) kinase/phosphatase, coding for MKVQKNNFSAKCIPKITIGEFYKQHGELLHLSLIAGKKGFNRLIREGSINRPGLQLSGYLRYFPKQRVQIIGWGEMSYLKSLPSAESEERIRQLFLKKIPCLILSRGMTPPAFIVKQAEELGVPLFVSQLHTMRLINTVTICLEMDFAPRTNEQGSMVDIQGIGVLIKGPSGIGKSECVLSLVERGYSLVADDVTTIYCLEGRELVAKAPDISRFHMEVRGIGIIDVTTLFGLRAIRPEKKLDMVATLKEWEKGEEIERVNLEQDYYEIFNIRVPHVTIPIRPGRDLATLVEVAALDQKLRSMGYNAAAEFNEKLIKITGRNHRKI
- a CDS encoding anthranilate synthase component I family protein — translated: MVVVPTWNEDRGFYYGEKPLFTLSGDQKDWGGVKSVLKELRKIKNGQQGLVGYVGFEGNFWFGFYPCLSLFKDRFKLSAFLKSKKKSKATAFIRPAFFSNTGPQGYASMVAKAKEYIAAGDIYVINLARQISCQWEADPLSVLAFFLHEGKGLGGICYLDDAPQTLVCASPELFLHINGRRMTSKPIKGTRPRNGDRISNRKNLLDLVQSQKEKAELLMITDLVRNDFGKVCHYGTVKVSQLWRITAHPHLYHMHCTIEGILSSAYDMIDAFLSNFPGGSVTGTPKKRAIEIIKELEPNPRGLYSGAIGYFMPQRAAFTMAIRLVVIEKGVATFHVGSGITYDSDPYAEYEETEQKAIFIKSALENCLK
- the dnaJ gene encoding molecular chaperone DnaJ — encoded protein: MAKIKKDYYELLGVERGASTEEIKKAYRKLALKYHPDKNPGNKQAEELFKDISEAYEVLSDPEKRAAYDQFGHAAFDQRAAGPTGFHDPFEIFKEVFGSGTFFGDSLFGSLFEEAFGVGVGGKRGKQQRGADLRCDLKISFEEAALGCEKEITFTKLDTCPGCEGKGYAPGSGMISCPVCSGSGQIRSSKGFFTIAQTCPRCHGAGAIIEKPCLRCHGEGRIKQTAQLKVKIPPGIDEGYRLRLSGHGESGIAGAPPGDLYVVIHVMPHELFSRQGNDLLCEMPISFAQAALGGEISVPTLTGHEILRIPPGTQSGKIFRLRHKGIADIHGHGIGDLLVKVHVEVPTHLTPTQRSLLEAFAAACDQKTHPQQESFFEKAKRFFRSS
- a CDS encoding nucleotide exchange factor GrpE — its product is MGRQTILNAMAETNIKEGQQGVDPAVESMDNAAFVVVSSRLLSEWKQKAQQTDEMHEKLLRTLADWDNARKRISKEKEEAIKHANTQILQSLLPIIDNFEIGIQSSQKASDINSVLTGVKMVLSQFLQILKEEGVEPIEAVGKPFDPHFHESLGFVETDEVEEGHVASQLRKGYMYKGRLLRAAAVYVAKKPTAPSKEEVSSESKEEAPAQDEKKASD
- a CDS encoding PP2C family protein-serine/threonine phosphatase; translated protein: MFSSIILISVLALVMGLWIYEKLLEKSLQLNLTKSEEYNQSFIQYIKSLSSQKALSEHIRSLLELVMKLISAKGLVLRLENIPERALLEPCYQLGDISLEKLKENLKGKTTKKDEKDTLFSNIEKNGISIGYFYAELKEEGNEEWLKKVIAMMISQIFFFLENHSLQHDLKEDTIRFFGEIQKGWVPNIENSLKGFKVSARSIPSSRFNGDFYDSIRIDDHHCALVLSDVATKGLSSLLISGMCRTAIRSLVDHIRSPWEILCRLNEVLYPEICGKTIISLIYLFIDEKLNTVTMARAGHEMPIFCRKGKIEKIDLPGICLGIDEGKIFNKMVKEHELKLQSGDFLLLFTDGLVEAVNKEGAFFGRERAEKIVQEMSEKDPDIVLSAIVEQLKLFCKETAPFDDVTLLALSKN